In Malus sylvestris chromosome 15, drMalSylv7.2, whole genome shotgun sequence, a single genomic region encodes these proteins:
- the LOC126601658 gene encoding peroxidase 72-like encodes MAQSMSFLLALSLLALFPPCFCDKTPGGYLYAQFYDHSCPRAKQIVKSVVAKAVAREARMAASLLRLHFHDCFVKGCDASILLDSSQNIISEKRSVPNQNSARGFEVIDEIKSALEKECPSTVSCADILALAARDSTVLTGGPSWEVPLGRRDSIGASLSGSNNNIPAPNNTFQTILTKFKLKKLNIIDLVALSGSHTIGNARCTTFRQRLYNQSGNGLADSTLDQSYAAQLRTRCPRSGGDQNLFFLDFVSPTKFDNSYFKNLLASKGLLNSDEVLVTKSEVSKKLVHQYAENNKLFFEQFAKSMVKMGNLSPLTGSTGEIRKRCRKVNS; translated from the exons ATGGCTCAGTCTATGAGCTTCCTTTTAGCCCTTTCTCTTCTTGCATTATTTCCACCATGTTTCTGTGACAAAACTCCTGGCGGGTATCTCTACGCACAGTTCTATGACCACTCCTGCCCCAGAGCAAAACAGATTGTCAAGTCCGTTGTTGCAAAAGCCGTTGCAAGAGAAGCCCGAATGGCGGCTTCTTTGCTCAGACTGCATTTCCATGACTGTTTCGTGAAG GGTTGTGATGCATCAATTCTGCTGGACAGTAGCCAGAACATAATCTCCGAAAAGAGGTCTGTCCCGAACCAGAATTCAGCACGAGGGTTCGAAGTGATCGACGAAATCAAGTCTGCATTGGAGAAGGAGTGCCCCAGCACTGTGTCTTGTGCTGACATTTTGGCTCTTGCTGCTAGAGACTCAACTGTTCTG ACCGGGGGGCCAAGCTGGGAGGTGCCACTAGGAAGAAGAGATTCAATTGGAGCAAGTTTGAGTGGCTCCAACAACAACATCCCAGCCCCAAACAACACATTCCAAACCATTCTCACCAAGTTCAAGTTGAAAAAGCTCAACATTATCGATCTTGTTGCACTGTCTG GAAGCCACACCATTGGAAATGCCAGGTGCACCACCTTCAGGCAGAGGCTGTACAACCAGTCCGGCAACGGCCTGGCCGATTCCACCCTCGACCAGTCCTACGCCGCCCAGCTTCGAACCCGGTGCCCGAGATCCGGCGGGGACCAGAACCTGTTCTTCCTGGACTTTGTGAGCCCCACAAAGTTCGACAACAGCTACTTCAAGAACTTGCTGGCCTCCAAGGGACTTCTGAACTCGGACGAAGTTCTGGTCACGAAAAGTGAGGTGTCGAAGAAGTTGGTGCATCAGTATGCAGAGAACAACAAGCTTTTCTTTGAGCAGTTTGCGAAGTCCATGGTTAAGATGGGGAATCTTTCTCCGCTTACTGGGTCGACGGGAGAGATTAGGAAGAGGTGCAGGAAAGTTAACTCTTAG
- the LOC126601657 gene encoding uncharacterized protein LOC126601657 isoform X2, with the protein MQSRRRRFDSPSSPSSSYRTFLALLTVLASQALQASAVVVPRSNCYVFDNTSRLVDFSGWIGHPFEYDGGETDLVIRFCKDVETRSQTGFYNGDLANCETSYDKQGRTAQVNIICGSCLNGQCKGGLGCICNVTYESTCRVFLELAIPCEKPGPRVFKGFTVGFHPRSWELVYDGMTQIGYEKSHHEFSFGTEQRHVTLYMTAIASLSTLVQRPIIKVLPESGLEFKLSGSGATGSAPTTLSPTMLNVEWRCERARDTPYEVNITIPVEGYEPIQFFLAKMCEHRQEKSGESTTGWATFGVLSCIFTVSSTLFCCGGFIYKTRVEQKRGIDALPGMTILSACLETVSDTGQNYTRHEDLNTAFASEASWERSPSPAPPTKGTSKSNGSRYGAI; encoded by the exons ATGCAGAGCCGACGACGCCGTTTcgactcaccttcttctccttcttcctcgtATCGCACTTTTCTTGCCCTACTTACAG tTCTTGCATCGCAAGCACTTCAAGCTTCTGCAGTTGTAGTACCGCGATCCAATTGCTACGTTTTCGATAACACTAGCCGCCTTGTCGATTTT AGCGGCTGGATTGGGCATCCGTTTGAGTACGACGGAGGG GAAACCGACTTGGTGATTCGGTTTTGCAAAGATGTGGAGACTAGATCACAAACG GGGTTTTACAATGGAGACCTGGCAAATTGCGAGACCAGTTATGATAAACAGGGACGAACAGCTCAG GTAAACATTATATGTGGAAGTTGTTTAAATGGACAATGCAAAG GTGGACTTGGATGCATCTGCAATGTCACTTACGAGTCAACTTGCAG AGTTTTTCTAGAGCTGGCCATTCCATGTGAGAAACCAGGACCCCGTGTATTTAAGGGCTTCACTGTAGGTTTCCATCCACGGTCATGGGAGCTT GTTTATGATGGCATGACCCAAATAGGCTATGAAAAATCTCACCATGAGTTTAG CTTTGGGACCGAGCAGAGACATGTAACCCTTTATATGACTGCAATTGCTTCCCTTTCCACTTTGGTGCAAAGACCTATTATTAAG GTCTTACCAGAAAGTGGCCTGGAGTTTAAGTTATCAGGGTCGGGAGCAACTGGGAGCGCGCCTACAACTTTGTCACCGACAATGTTAAATGTTGAATGGAGAT GCGAAAGGGCACGTGATACTCCATATGAAGTGAATATCACTATCCCAGTGGAGGGTTATGAGCCCATCCAGTTTTTTCTTGCCAAAATGTGTG AACATAGGCAGGAGAAAAGTGGAGAGAGTACGACGGGATGGGCTACATTTGGAGTGTTGTCCTGCAT ATTCACTGTATCATCAACACTGTTTTGTTGTGGAGGGTTTATTTACAAGACTCGAGTTGAACAGAAG CGTGGGATAGACGCATTGCCAGGCATGACAATTCTATCTGCTTGTTTAGAAACT GTGAGTGACACAGGGCAAAACTACACCCGACACGAAGATCTTAATACTGCCTTTGCCAGTGAAGCCTCTTGGGAACGTTCTCCTTCTCCTGCTCCTCCAACTAAAGGAACATCGAAGTCGAATGGAAGCAGATACGGTGCAATTTGA
- the LOC126601657 gene encoding uncharacterized protein LOC126601657 isoform X1 encodes MQSRRRRFDSPSSPSSSYRTFLALLTVLASQALQASAVVVPRSNCYVFDNTSRLVDFSGWIGHPFEYDGGETDLVIRFCKDVETRSQTGYVDFGRFDKYNNFVSGSGHVNYVQGFYNGDLANCETSYDKQGRTAQVNIICGSCLNGQCKGGLGCICNVTYESTCRVFLELAIPCEKPGPRVFKGFTVGFHPRSWELVYDGMTQIGYEKSHHEFSFGTEQRHVTLYMTAIASLSTLVQRPIIKVLPESGLEFKLSGSGATGSAPTTLSPTMLNVEWRCERARDTPYEVNITIPVEGYEPIQFFLAKMCEHRQEKSGESTTGWATFGVLSCIFTVSSTLFCCGGFIYKTRVEQKRGIDALPGMTILSACLETVSDTGQNYTRHEDLNTAFASEASWERSPSPAPPTKGTSKSNGSRYGAI; translated from the exons ATGCAGAGCCGACGACGCCGTTTcgactcaccttcttctccttcttcctcgtATCGCACTTTTCTTGCCCTACTTACAG tTCTTGCATCGCAAGCACTTCAAGCTTCTGCAGTTGTAGTACCGCGATCCAATTGCTACGTTTTCGATAACACTAGCCGCCTTGTCGATTTT AGCGGCTGGATTGGGCATCCGTTTGAGTACGACGGAGGG GAAACCGACTTGGTGATTCGGTTTTGCAAAGATGTGGAGACTAGATCACAAACG GGATATGTAGATTTCGGTCGATTTGATAAGTACAACAACTTTGTTTCTGGTTCAGGACACGTAAACTATGTTCAA GGGTTTTACAATGGAGACCTGGCAAATTGCGAGACCAGTTATGATAAACAGGGACGAACAGCTCAG GTAAACATTATATGTGGAAGTTGTTTAAATGGACAATGCAAAG GTGGACTTGGATGCATCTGCAATGTCACTTACGAGTCAACTTGCAG AGTTTTTCTAGAGCTGGCCATTCCATGTGAGAAACCAGGACCCCGTGTATTTAAGGGCTTCACTGTAGGTTTCCATCCACGGTCATGGGAGCTT GTTTATGATGGCATGACCCAAATAGGCTATGAAAAATCTCACCATGAGTTTAG CTTTGGGACCGAGCAGAGACATGTAACCCTTTATATGACTGCAATTGCTTCCCTTTCCACTTTGGTGCAAAGACCTATTATTAAG GTCTTACCAGAAAGTGGCCTGGAGTTTAAGTTATCAGGGTCGGGAGCAACTGGGAGCGCGCCTACAACTTTGTCACCGACAATGTTAAATGTTGAATGGAGAT GCGAAAGGGCACGTGATACTCCATATGAAGTGAATATCACTATCCCAGTGGAGGGTTATGAGCCCATCCAGTTTTTTCTTGCCAAAATGTGTG AACATAGGCAGGAGAAAAGTGGAGAGAGTACGACGGGATGGGCTACATTTGGAGTGTTGTCCTGCAT ATTCACTGTATCATCAACACTGTTTTGTTGTGGAGGGTTTATTTACAAGACTCGAGTTGAACAGAAG CGTGGGATAGACGCATTGCCAGGCATGACAATTCTATCTGCTTGTTTAGAAACT GTGAGTGACACAGGGCAAAACTACACCCGACACGAAGATCTTAATACTGCCTTTGCCAGTGAAGCCTCTTGGGAACGTTCTCCTTCTCCTGCTCCTCCAACTAAAGGAACATCGAAGTCGAATGGAAGCAGATACGGTGCAATTTGA
- the LOC126601656 gene encoding uncharacterized protein LOC126601656 isoform X1, whose product MAKHSVGWVAAQKRWLLAFLVMLSASTVIAFFIRAAFDTCDRSGLDVVDKRVPLGAPIGTSPSPLSFMKSKLVLLVSHELSLSGGPLLLMELAFLLRGVGTEVCWVTTMKSSDTDATTYSLGHKMLDRGVQVLSENGQEVVNTALKADLVVLNTAVSGKWLDVVLRENVPSVLPKVLWWIHEMRGHYFKLDYVKHLPLVAGSMIDSHVTAGYWENRTRERLGIKMPETFVVHLGNSKELMEVAEDGIAKKVLREHVRESLGVRREDLVFAIINSVSRGKGQDLFLRSFYESLRMIQEKKLQLPRMHAVIVGSDMTAHTKFERELRNFVAMKKIQDRVHFVDKTLTVAPYLAAIDVLVQNSQARGECFGRITIEAMAFQLPVLGTAAGGTTEIVVNGTTGLLHPIGKEGITPLAKNMVKLATHVERRLTMGKRGYGRVKERFLEHHMAIRIAAVLKEVLRKSKSHSDS is encoded by the exons ATGGCCAAGCACTCGGTCGGGTGGGTCGCGGCGCAGAAGCGGTGGCTTCTGGCTTTCCTCGTCATGCTCTCCGCCTCCACCGTGATCGCCTTCTTCATCAGAGCCGCCTTCGACACCTGCGATCGCAGCGGCCTTGACGTCGTCGATAAGAGGGTTCCGTTGGGTGCGCCCATTGGAACCAGTCCTAGCCCCCTCAGCTTCATGAAGTCCAAGCTAGTGCTGTTGGTCTCCCACgagctttctctttctg GTGGACCTTTGTTGTTGATGGAGCTAGCATTTTTATTGAGAGGAGTTGGCACTGAAGTTTGTTGGGTTACAACCATGAAATCGTCAGATACAGATGCAACGACATACAGCTTGGGGCATAAGATGTTGGACCGAGGAGTGCAG GTCCTCTCTGAAAATGGCCAAGAAGTTGTAAATACAGCTCTCAAAGCTGATTTGGTTGTATTGAACACTGCGGTTTCTGGGAAATGGTTGGATGTTGTTCTTAGGGAAAATGTTCCCAGTGTTCTCCCGAAAGTGTTGTGGTGGATTCATGAAATGCGTGGCCATTATTTCAAATTGGATTATGTTAAGCATCTCCCACTTGTTGCAGGTTCTATGATAGATTCACATGTAACAGCAGGATATTGGGAGAATAGGACTCGAGAGCGTTTGGG TATTAAAATGCCCGAGACCTTTGTCGTTCACCTTGGAAACAGCAAGGAACTTATGGAAGTTGCTGAGGACGGTATAGCAAAGAAGGTTTTGCGTGAGCATGTCCGGGAGTCTCTTGGAGTGCGAAGAGAAGATCTTGTATTTGCCATCATAAACA GCGTTTCACGTGGAAAAGGCCAGGATTTGTTTTTGCGTTCCTTTTATGAAAGCTTGCGAATGATCCAAGAGAAGAAGCTGCAACTGCCGAGAATGCATGCTGTAATTGTGGGGAGTGACATGACTGCTCATACCAAGTTTGAGCGTGAGTTACGTAACTTTGTAGCGATGAAGAAAATTCAAGATCGTGTTCATTTTGTAGACAAAACTCTGACTGTAGCTCCATATCTGGCTGCAATTGATGTCCTTGTTCAAAATTCTCAG GCACGGGGAGAATGCTTTGGTAGGATAACTATTGAAGCCATGGCATTTCAGCTGCCAGTATTG GGAACAGCGGCAGGTGGCACAACAGAGATTGTAGTGAACGGAACAACAGGCTTGTTGCATCCTATTGGGAAAGAAGGGATCACTCCTCTTGCGAAAAATATGGTAAAACTCGCCACTCACGTTGAGAGGAGGCTTACAATGGGGAAGAGAGGATACGGAAGGGTCAAAGAAAGGTTCCTAGAACACCACATGGCAATTAGAATTGCTGCAGTTCTGAAGGAAGTATTGCGCAAGTCGAAGAGCCACTCAGATTCATAA
- the LOC126601656 gene encoding uncharacterized protein LOC126601656 isoform X2, which translates to MAKHSVGWVAAQKRWLLAFLVMLSASTVIAFFIRAAFDTCDRSGLDVVDKRVPLGAPIGTSPSPLSFMKSKLVLLVSHELSLSGGPLLLMELAFLLRGVGTEVCWVTTMKSSDTDATTYSLGHKMLDRGVQVLSENGQEVVNTALKADLVVLNTAVSGKWLDVVLRENVPSVLPKVLWWIHEMRGHYFKLDYVKHLPLVAGSMIDSHVTAGYWENRTRERLGIKMPETFVVHLGNSKELMEVAEDGIAKKVLREHVRESLGVRREDLVFAIINSQDLFLRSFYESLRMIQEKKLQLPRMHAVIVGSDMTAHTKFERELRNFVAMKKIQDRVHFVDKTLTVAPYLAAIDVLVQNSQARGECFGRITIEAMAFQLPVLGTAAGGTTEIVVNGTTGLLHPIGKEGITPLAKNMVKLATHVERRLTMGKRGYGRVKERFLEHHMAIRIAAVLKEVLRKSKSHSDS; encoded by the exons ATGGCCAAGCACTCGGTCGGGTGGGTCGCGGCGCAGAAGCGGTGGCTTCTGGCTTTCCTCGTCATGCTCTCCGCCTCCACCGTGATCGCCTTCTTCATCAGAGCCGCCTTCGACACCTGCGATCGCAGCGGCCTTGACGTCGTCGATAAGAGGGTTCCGTTGGGTGCGCCCATTGGAACCAGTCCTAGCCCCCTCAGCTTCATGAAGTCCAAGCTAGTGCTGTTGGTCTCCCACgagctttctctttctg GTGGACCTTTGTTGTTGATGGAGCTAGCATTTTTATTGAGAGGAGTTGGCACTGAAGTTTGTTGGGTTACAACCATGAAATCGTCAGATACAGATGCAACGACATACAGCTTGGGGCATAAGATGTTGGACCGAGGAGTGCAG GTCCTCTCTGAAAATGGCCAAGAAGTTGTAAATACAGCTCTCAAAGCTGATTTGGTTGTATTGAACACTGCGGTTTCTGGGAAATGGTTGGATGTTGTTCTTAGGGAAAATGTTCCCAGTGTTCTCCCGAAAGTGTTGTGGTGGATTCATGAAATGCGTGGCCATTATTTCAAATTGGATTATGTTAAGCATCTCCCACTTGTTGCAGGTTCTATGATAGATTCACATGTAACAGCAGGATATTGGGAGAATAGGACTCGAGAGCGTTTGGG TATTAAAATGCCCGAGACCTTTGTCGTTCACCTTGGAAACAGCAAGGAACTTATGGAAGTTGCTGAGGACGGTATAGCAAAGAAGGTTTTGCGTGAGCATGTCCGGGAGTCTCTTGGAGTGCGAAGAGAAGATCTTGTATTTGCCATCATAAACA GCCAGGATTTGTTTTTGCGTTCCTTTTATGAAAGCTTGCGAATGATCCAAGAGAAGAAGCTGCAACTGCCGAGAATGCATGCTGTAATTGTGGGGAGTGACATGACTGCTCATACCAAGTTTGAGCGTGAGTTACGTAACTTTGTAGCGATGAAGAAAATTCAAGATCGTGTTCATTTTGTAGACAAAACTCTGACTGTAGCTCCATATCTGGCTGCAATTGATGTCCTTGTTCAAAATTCTCAG GCACGGGGAGAATGCTTTGGTAGGATAACTATTGAAGCCATGGCATTTCAGCTGCCAGTATTG GGAACAGCGGCAGGTGGCACAACAGAGATTGTAGTGAACGGAACAACAGGCTTGTTGCATCCTATTGGGAAAGAAGGGATCACTCCTCTTGCGAAAAATATGGTAAAACTCGCCACTCACGTTGAGAGGAGGCTTACAATGGGGAAGAGAGGATACGGAAGGGTCAAAGAAAGGTTCCTAGAACACCACATGGCAATTAGAATTGCTGCAGTTCTGAAGGAAGTATTGCGCAAGTCGAAGAGCCACTCAGATTCATAA
- the LOC126601653 gene encoding uncharacterized protein LOC126601653 isoform X2, with protein MFGTAIRCIARKPKPPMKPIELNTPPEQTQTITRAIFDIVKEHGPLTISETWDHVKEVGLRGLTSKRHMKIMLRWMRERQKLRLICNHVGAQKQFLYTTWFTKHNFRQKPKPGSDSSQPKSP; from the exons ATGTTTGGGACAGCGATCAGGTGCATTGCTCGGAAGCCAAAACCTCCGATGAAACCCATAGAGCTCAACACCCCACCTGAGCAAACTCAGACCATCACCAGGGCCATCTTCGACATCGTCAAGGAGCACGGTCCTCTCACCATTTCCGAAACCTGGGATCACGTCAAG GAAGTTGGGTTGAGAGGATTGACGAGCAAGAGGCACATGAAGATAATGCTGAGGTGGATGAGGGAGAGGCAGAAGCTCAGATTGATATGCAACCATGTAGGGGCTCAGAAGCAGTTTCTGTACACCACTTGGTTTACAAAGCACAACTTCAGGCAGAAGCCAAAGCCAGGAAGTGATTCTTCACAGCCCAAGTCCCCTTGA
- the LOC126601653 gene encoding protein FAR1-RELATED SEQUENCE 5-like isoform X1 has product MDNDWRGKVLEKNDKEEIFEAIDELKVGMEVSNEAEAYNLCNIYAFKKGFSIRKGNIRRDSHNNVRQRDFFCSKEGFQPDEDLCEVKKVRRLDTRTGCKAMIRFTVDNGVWKISHLNPDHNHEFARPEERQFLRSGRHIPGVRAALISSMVDGSPKPTQSYSLLGKESGSTENVGSTNKGCHNCLQRKNEEMLEGRDGQSLLNYFRHKQAEDPNFFYSVQVDQFNRATNFFWRDSRSKLDYDCFGDAVCFDTSFRTRKYNLICAPFVGVNHHCKNVLFGCAFMSDVSADSITWLLETFMVSMGNKQPKTIFTDEDIAMGNAMVSILPETRHRLCIWHISKNAAQYLGSHSTNPEFKEHFNKCFHDCLTEAEFEATWNDMIIKFNLEGNAWLKKLYSLREKWCPAFSLDTYTANIRSPHRGESITGTFHQVSTKTMDLIGLVHHYEKKTRVLCTAELEEDFRCKNGTPHLRVNSGIFKHASAEYTVKMYSYFENELMSIFAVRMIEVGNDGNQYIYEAIEEGNQRAYMIDYNSTTAMVSCSCKLFESMGILCRHSLKVLDLKNFTCLPPQYIMKRWTKGAKKRVAVSGDSFESSYKTGKSSQSSRLSSLMHEANNVFSVAALCDSGTRIVRQKLEEAIKLLESDEVTTSMVGNLSKVDD; this is encoded by the coding sequence ATGGATAACGATTGGCGAGGGAAAGTATTAGAGAAAAATGACAAGGAAGAAATATTTGAAGCGATTGATGAACTAAAAGTGGGGATGGAGGTGAGTAATGAAGCTGAAGCTTACAATCTATGCAACATATATGCCTTTAAGAAAGGTTTTAGTATCCGTAAAGGGAATATTCGAAGAGATTCCCACAATAATGTCCGGCAGCGTGActttttttgttcaaaagaaGGGTTTCAACCAGATGAAGATTTGTGTGAAGTGAAGAAGGTGAGAAGACTAGACACTAGAACAGGCTGTAAGGCTATGATTCGATTCACTGTGGACAATGGCGTGTGGAAGATCAGTCACCTCAACCCAGATCATAATCATGAGTTTGCTAGGCCTGAAGAAAGACAGTTTCTACGATCAGGTAGACATATACCAGGTGTGCGCGCAGCACTCATTAGCTCTATGGTTGATGGGAGTCCAAAACCAACACAATCGTATTCCCTCTTGGGAAAAGAATCTGGCAGCACTGAGAATGTTGGGTCCACTAATAAGGGTTGTCATAATTGTTTGCAAAGGAAGAATGAAGAAATGTTAGAAGGACGGGATGGACAAAGTTTATTAAACTATTTTAGGCATAAACAGGCGGAGGATCCAAACTTTTTTTACAGTGTTCAAGTGGACCAATTTAACCGGGCGACCAATTTTTTCTGGAGAGATAGTAGATCAAAGTTGGATTATGATTGCTTTGGAGATGCTGTATGCTTTGACACCTCATTTCGAACCAGGAAATACAATCTCATTTGTGCTCCCTTTGTGGGAGTTAATCACCACTGCAAGAATGTCTTATTTGGTTGTGCTTTTATGTCGGATGTGAGTGCTGACTCAATTACTTGGTTGCTGGAAACATTTATGGTGTCAATGGGAAATAAACAACCGAAAACTATATTCACAGATGAGGATATTGCAATGGGAAATGCCATGGTGAGTATTCTTCCTGAGACACGCCATCGACTATGCATATGGCACATCTCTAAGAACGCTGCACAGTATCTTGGATCTCATAGTACTAATCCTGAGTTCAAGGAGCACTTTAACAAATGCTTTCATGATTGTCTCACTGAAGCTGAATTTGAAGCTACGTGGAATGACATGATTATTAAGTTCAACCTTGAAGGTAATGCGTGGCTGAAAAAGTTATATTCACTTCGGGAAAAATGGTGCCCTGCTTTTAGCTTAGATACTTACACAGCGAATATTAGATCCCCCCATAGAGGCGAGAGCATAACTGGTACTTTTCATCAAGTTTCTACAAAAACAATGGATCTCATTGGTCTTGTCCACCATTACGAGAAAAAAACAAGAGTGCTGTGCACAGCAGAGTTGGAGGAGGATTTTCGTTGTAAAAATGGTACGCCTCATCTTAGAGTAAATAGTGGTATCTTTAAGCATGCATCTGCTGAGTACACTGTCAAAATGTATTCATACTTTGAAAATGAGCTTATGAGTATCTTTGCTGTGAGGATGATAGAAGTTGGTAATGATGGCAACCAATATATTTACGAAGCAATCGAAGAAGGTAATCAAAGAGCCTACATGATTGACTACAACTCCACTACTGCCATGGTTTCGTGTTCTTGTAAGTTATTTGAATCCATGGGGATTTTGTGCCGGCATTCCCTAAAAGTTTTGGACTTAAAAAACTTCACTTGCTTACCACCCCAATACATAATGAAGAGATGGACGAAAGGGGCAAAGAAAAGGGTTGCAGTGAGTGGCGATTCATTTGAGTCGTCGTACAAAACGGGGAAATCTTCCCAGTCGTCACGGCTAAGTTCATTGATGCATGAAGCAAATAATGTTTTCAGTGTAGCTGCATTATGTGATTCGGGAACAAGAATCGTCAGACAAAAGTTAGAGGAAGCGATCAAGTTACTTGAAAGTGATGAGGTAACCACTTCCATGGTGGGAAATTTGAGCAAAGTAGATGACTAA
- the LOC126601655 gene encoding pentatricopeptide repeat-containing protein At5g44230: MQNLSRKFSTVPIHKLLPSQLHQHRPHPAEIFSEFQQRRKLLEHKLVAVLDGCAGLRQVKAVHGHLLLHGLGQCCYVLTKLIRTLTKLDVPMDAYPLLVFRQIKYPNPFLWTAMIRGYSIQGPVSESLNFYTCMRKSGVGPVSFTFSALFKACGDVLDVNLGRQIHAHTILVGGFVADLYVGNTMIDMYVKCGFLECGRKVFDEMPERDVVSWTELIVAYTKVGDMESARELFEGLPAKDMVAWTAMVNGYAQNAHPREALDCFERMQCAGVGTDEITLAGLISACAQLGASKYANWVRDIAEKSGFGPTENVLVGSALIDMYSKCGSLDNAFKVFQGMKERNVFSYSSMILGFAMHGRASAAIELFHEMLTTEIRPNKVTFIGVLTACSHAGMVDQGRQLFATMEKYYDVVPTADHYTCMVDLLGRAGRLEEALDLVETMPIDAHGGVWGALLGACRTHGNPDIAQIAANHLFELEPDSIGNYVVLSNIYASAGRWDEVSRVRKLMREKGLKKKPAYSWVETKKGVIHEFCAGETTHPEYTEIKKTLEDLLDRLLANGYQPNLDSAAYAVGDDEKTRILMSHSEKLALAYALLSTDSVSTIKIMKNIRICEDCHSFMCGASQVTGREIVVRDNMRFHHFHNGTCSCGNFW; encoded by the coding sequence ATGCAAAATCTTTCTCGCAAATTCTCAACAGTCCCAATTCACAAGCTTCTACCTTCCCAGCTTCACCAGCACAGACCACATCCGGCCGAAATCTTCTCGGAGTTTCAGCAGAGGCGGAAGCTCTTGGAGCACAAACTCGTCGCCGTTCTAGATGGATGCGCCGGCCTCCGCCAAGTCAAAGCGGTTCACGGTCACCTCCTCCTCCACGGCCTCGGCCAATGCTGCTACGTTCTCACCAAGCTCATCCGCACGCTCACGAAGCTCGACGTCCCCATGGACGCGTATCCGCTCCTAGTCTTCCGACAGATCAAGTACCCAAACCCGTTTCTCTGGACGGCTATGATCCGCGGGTACAGTATCCAAGGACCTGTTTCGGAATCGCTGAATTTTTATACTTGTATGAGGAAATCGGGTGTTGGGCCGGTGTCGTTTACGTTCTCGGCGCTTTTTAAGGCCTGTGGGGATGTGCTTGATGTGAATTTGGGGCGGCAGATTCATGCCCACACGATTTTAGTTGGTGGGTTCGTGGCGGATTTGTATGTGGGGAACACTATGATCGATATGTATGTGAAATGTGGGTTTTTGGAGTGTGGGCGCaaggtgtttgatgaaatgcctgAGAGGGATGTTGTTTCTTGGACTGAGTTGATTGTTGCTTATACCAAGGTTGGGGATATGGAATCAGCTCGGGAGTTGTTTGAGGGGTTGCCTGCAAAAGATATGGTGGCTTGGACTGCCATGGTTAACGGTTATGCTCAGAATGCCCATCCGAGAGAGGCGTTGGATTGCTTTGAGAGAATGCAGTGTGCTGGTGTAGGAACTGATGAGATTACATTGGCTGGTCTCATTTCGGCTTGTGCACAATTAGGTGCGTCTAAATATGCTAATTGGGTTCGGGACATTGCTGAGAAATCTGGTTTTGGGCCTACTGAAAATGTTCTTGTGGGTTCTGCATTGATAGATATGTACTCCAAGTGTGGAAGCTTGGATAATGCATTCAAGGTTTTTCAGGGAATGAAGGAAAGAAACGTATTTTCTTATAGCTCAATGATTTTGGGGTTTGCAATGCACGGTCGTGCAAGTGCAGCGATAGAATTATTTCATGAGATGTTGACGACCGAGATAAGACCTAACAAGGTTACTTTTATAGGGGTGCTGACAGCTTGCAGCCATGCTGGTATGGTTGATCAAGGTCGGCAGTTATTTGCAACCATGGAGAAGTACTATGATGTTGTTCCAACAGCTGATCATTACACTTGCATGGTAGACCTACTTGGTCGAGCTGGGCGCTTGGAAGAAGCTCTTGACCTTGTTGAAACAATGCCAATAGATGCCCATGGAGGCGTGTGGGGAGCTCTACTAGGGGCATGTCGTACCCATGGGAATCCCGACATTGCTCAGATTGCTGCTAACCATCTTTTTGAGCTTGAACCTGATAGCATTGGAAACTATGTAGTGCTCTCGAACATTTATGCATCAGCAGGAAGGTGGGATGAGGTTTCAAGAGTGAGGAAGTTGATGAGGGAAAAGGGTCTGAAAAAGAAACCTGCATATAGTTGGGTTGAAACAAAGAAAGGTGTAATTCACGAGTTCTGTGCAGGtgaaacaacccatccagagtaCACCGAGATTAAGAAGACGTTGGAGGACCTTCTGGACAGATTACTGGCTAATGGCTACCAGCCTAACCTGGATTCCGCGGCTTATGCTGTGGGAGATGATGAAAAGACGCGTATATTAATGTCTCATAGTGAAAAGCTAGCTTTAGCGTATGCATTGCTCAGTACAGATTCTGTTTCCACCATTAAGATTATGAAGAACATTAGGATTTGTGAAGACTGTCATTCGTTTATGTGTGGTGCATCCCAAGTTACGGGGAGGGAGATTGTCGTGAGAGATAACATGAGATTCCACCACTTCCACAACGGGACATGCTCTTGCGGAAACTTTTGGTGA